The region TATCAATGCCGGCATGGACTTGTTCATGCAAAGAGAGTTTTAAGGCATCACGTTTTGCTTCTAGTAGTTCTGCACCTTCGAGTTTCCAAGCTGACCAAAGCTTTTCAGGTTCTGCCAGCCAAGACGGTTTTGGCAAGCTTCCTGCTGTAGAGGTCGGGAGTAACTTTTCAGGTTGTAAAAGTGTCATGTCTAATCTTCTTTCTCTAAATTCATTTAAATATGTGATCTATCAGGCAGCATTATCTTGCTGAGCTGTTGCTACTTTAAAATTGGCAGCCCATTCATCCAGGATGTCTTTATAGGGCTTAATGAAGTTTTCCTCTGTCCATTTCCCTTGTTTGACTGCCAGTTCCCCACGTTCAACACGGTCATAAACAATGCGAGTCAATGAATAATCGCCATAGCTCAAGCTAGGCTGATACACCACACCTGCAGGTGAATTGGTGTTGTAAATTTCAGGACGATAGATTTTCTGGAAGCTTTCCATGATGCTGATCGCACTGATCAGTTCAAAATCGGTATAATCGTGCAGCAAGTCACCCGAAAAATAGAATGCCAAGGGTGCATTGCCATTTTCAGGTTTAAAGTAACGAACACTTAAGCCCATTTTTTTGAAATATTCATCGGTACGTGAATACTCATCATTGGTGTATTCCACACCTAATATCGGATGAACATTCGCGGTACGGTAATAAGTTTTCGTGGTTGAAACACTCAGGCAAATCACAGGCAGTTTATTAAATTCAGCTTTAAAGACTGCTGAATTCACAAGATGCTGGTACAGCTTGCCGTGCAGGTCACCAAAGTCGTCAGGTTTTTCATTGGCCGTGCAGCCGAGTGATGGCAATACCACACTGAAGTCATAATCACGTACATAAGACGAAAAGCTATTCCCGATCATGCCTTCAATGCGTTCATTGCCATGATGGTCGATAACGGTACTTTTCAAGGTTTCAATAAATGGAAAGGTTTGACCATTGCCCTCAATATCAATTGACGAAGATTCTCATGACGGCTTGCGCCACGCGCCAAATTGGCAAAATTGGTGGTTAAACGGGTATTGTTTGCTGGCTCATAGTTCTCATCAAAACGAATACGTTTAATTGAACATTGAAATGCTGTACTCATGGAGATATGCCGCCCTAAATTTTTATAAAAAGCTAAATTTCTGTATGGCTGTATTTAAGCGTGAATCAAAACATGAGTAAAACGATATAAACTCAGTAAAAGATGAGTTAAATTCATTTTATGAGTTTAACTGTAGCCATAATGAGCTACAATCAAATAGAGAAATTAAGTTTTTAATTTATGTTATTCATCATTGTTCACTTCTAAACATCAAAGTGTATTATTGAGCACGATTTATAAGTAGTGACTTCATTCTCATATGACGAATACCTTTTCTGGCAATACTCAAATTCAGGTGGTTTCAACTTTTTCTGAACTCGTAGATGCAAATTTTCAAGGTGAGATGAATGCCCTCTGCTGGTCTAGAAATTTGCCTGGTGATTTTAAAGAAATCGTCGCTAAACTTGATTTAAAAGAAAATATCACTGAAGTTTCTGTTGAAGATCTGTTGGCACTGCAGCTTTCTGAACAAGGTCATCTGGCTAGAGAAATCCTCTTAAAGGATATGCAGCTATTGACTGACTACGGCGCTTCTCCTTCCCTGAATTTGCTGAAATGCTATGAACGGGATGATGAGTTTGATTTCATTTCGACCGATGTCTATTCTTACCATGTGGATCGCTCACCTATCGAAACAGATACATTTTTATGTACCTATCACGGTGCCGCAAGTGACATTTTGCCAAATGATCAGGTTGAGCAAAAAATCTTGATTCCAGAAATCAGAGAACAACTCAAGCAATTACATGACGGACCTGAAACTGAATTTGAAAGGTTTCTGGAAGAATATTTCTTTGATCTGCATTATCAGGCTAAAACTGATGCAAAACCTGTCAATTTAGGCTTAGGGAATCTTTGGCGACTTGCTGTTGATCACCCCACACAACAGGCTTTACCTTGTGTACATAGAGCCCCTGTTGAAAGCGATGGTGAGTATAGATTGCTATTAATTTGTTAAATTACCTTCCTAAAGGATGGTAACTATGACCATTTATTCAGGTAATGATACCGAAAGAACATAATATTAGATTGTGTATTTATTAAAAAAAACATAAATATACCGTTAATTAAGCATCTTAAATTTGCATGGATTTACAGGAATATTCATTTAATGTTTATTTTTGTTTAAAATTGTTATTTTTTGTAGGAAATTGCTTACATGGATTAGAGCAATTACCCTATTTCCTGTCATCTATATTTTTGACATCATATTTCACATAAAGAGTCAGCAAGGAAAGCTGATAATAATCGCATTATAACGATAATAAAGTCGATAAGACAGCGAACTTACCGGGATAGTAAGTGATAAAAGAAGAGACTACAGCCGCTAAGCCTTATAGTTTTGGGAGAGACTATAAGGCTTTTATTTTTCTGAATATTTTCCCAAGTAAAACTATAGCATACTGGTATTTAAGTTTTTGAATATAAACATCAATATCTCTATCCCTTTTCTTGCTGATTAACGGACCTGTTCATCTGGTGACACACGCCAAATCGTATCTCCTACATCATCAGCAACCAATATTGCGCCTGATAAATCTACTGTTACACCCACTGGCCTTCCTAATGCCTCTCCATTTTTGCTTAAAAAGCCTGTCAGGACATCTTGTGGGGTACCGGAAGGCTGACCATTACTAAATGGTACAAAAATTACTTTATAGCCACTATGTGGTTTTCTGTTCCAAGAACCATGCTGACCAATTAGTGCACCACCGCGATATTGAGGCATTAACTCAGCTTTATAAAAACTCAAACCTAATGATGCCGTGTGGTTGCCCAATGCATAATCCGGTTTAATCGCCCGTGCTACCAGTCCGGGATTTTGCGGCTTTACCCGTTTATCTACATGCTGACCATAATAACTATAAGGCCAGCCATAAAAAGCGCCGTCTTTCACTGAGGTCATATAGTCAGGTACCAAATCATTCCCGATTTCATCCCGCTCATTGACTACAGTCCATAATGCTCCACTTTGAGGCTGCCAATCCATGCCATTAGGATTACGTAAGCCAGTTGCAAATGGACGTGCCTTAGAACTGACCATATCAAATTCCATGATCAGAGCTCGTCCTTTTTCTTGGTCTAGGCCATTTTCAGCTACATTGCTGTTGGAGCCAACTGTAATGTAGAGTTTGGTTCCTTCAGGATTGGCAATCACGTTTTTGGTCCAATGATGGTTTAAGGGACCTGCCGGTAAAGCCAATACTTTGCGACCACTTTCTTTAATTTGAGTCATACCTGGCTGATAAGGAAAACCTACTAAAGCATCTGTATTCGCTACATATAGTGTATTTCCAACCAGGGTCATGCCAAATGGTGAGTTTAGATTCTGCAAAAATACTGTTTTCTGATCAGCAACACCGTCATGGTTGTTATCACGAAGTAGACTAATACGGTTAGGACTTGGATGAGAAGATCCTGCCATTTTCATCAACATTTTCATGATTTTACCCTTAATCCCCTGACTATCTTCAGGCTTGGGCGGCGCATCGGTTTCCGCCACCAATACATCTCCATTCGGCAGAACATAGAGCCAACGTGGATGCTGAAGACCTTTGGCAAATGCCTCCACTTTTAAACCCGCAGCCGGTGTAGGCATGGTATTTACTGGCCAACCTTTGGCTGGTGCGATATTAACGACAGGGAACAAACTGGATTTGGGTTCAGGCAGCTCAGGTTGAGGACCATAACTGTCTGTAATTGGAGACTTGGATGATGACGTACATCCAGTGAATACCAATATCATGGCAGCACTGAGGATAGACAGTAAATTTTGAGCAGACATTTGGGTTCCCTGCTTTTTTGTTGTTATCTGCTTATCTTAAAAGTCTGTTCAAATGACAACTATAGGGTTCTTGTTTTATCTGGTTGTTAATTGATTACTGTGATTTTGACATTCAATCTCATGCTCTATTTGAGATAAAAACCCTATCTATTTACCTCTACATTTTTAATTATGGTTTGATCTTTCCTGCTCAAATAAATGGCCAGGCAATACTCAATAAAAATAAGAGCCCTAATATGGCGCAACTCATTTGCCAAAAACGTAAAGGATCACGTTGAATGATTGCGGGTGGTTTAGAATTTAATAATTCTTTGGAAGGATGCATGAGATTGTGAATGAGTTCAGACAATGCCTCAAAACGATGTGTCGGTTCGATACTCAGCGCTTGAGCCAGGATTTTATCTAACCATACAGGTAAATCAGGCCGATATTTCCTGATGGAATGATACTGAACTTTTTTAAGTTGCTTTAAGGTCTTACAGCGAGCCAAATCTGTACCATAAGGTAATTGTTTGGTCAGTAAATAATAGATCATCACCGCCAAAGAAAATTGGTCTGAATGCACCGACGGCTGATGATCAATAAAATACTCCGGTGCCATAAATGCCAAAGTACCGAGTGGCCGATTCGCATTTTTGGGGTTAATTTCTACCAGACCTCTTACTGCCGTTGAACCATAATCAATCAGTTTAATTTTTATGGCATTTTCTGCATTCAAAACCATAATGTTTTTGGGTCGTATATCCTGATGCAGCATCTCCAGTCGATGCATTGCATTTAAGGCCAAGACCGTTTGTTGCACAATCGGTAAAATATCATCGAGCTTTAAAGGCTGTTCCTGACGATGCAGCCATTGATCCAGGGTTTCACCCTGCAAATATTCATAACATTGGAATAAATATTTTTTCTCATTGTTATGTGCATAACACTGCATCAGGTTGTCATGTTTCAGGCGTTTTGATACCCAATCTTCGAGTTGAAACTGCTCTACGGCATTTTCATCTTGCTGTAAATCTACCCCCAAAGTTTTTATGACCAAAGGCTGCTGCTGAGTATCGTGTGCCAAATACAGGCAACTGCGATGATTCTGGTGCAAAATTTTATCAATCTCATAGCCTTCAAAAACTTCACCTTTACTGAGCTGTTGTGGAAATACATAATCCTGCTGAATATAAAACTGATCCAGTTCAGGTACTTGCTCTATACGGAGTATCTGAAGGCTTAAGTTATCATCACTGCCCTGTTTTAAAGCTTTTTCAACGAATGCTTGGGCAATTTGATTTAAATCCCCATCTGCTAAAGTTAAATCTAATAATTGTTGGTCTGTAACAAATTCATAGACCCCATCGGTCATGAGTAAAAAAATATCTTTTTCTTTTAAATCAATATGTCGATAATCAATTTCAATACGATAATCCGCACCTAAGGCACGGCTCAGATAATGCTCTCTTGAAGATAACCAAACCCGATGATCATGGGTCAGTAATTCAATTTCATTATCACGAATGCGGTAAATACGACTATCACCCACATGGAAAATATGGGCTTGTTGCTGTTTTAAAACCAGTGCAGATAAGGTACAGACATAACCTCGGTCTCTATCAAAACGTCCCTGACTTTGTTGCGTCTGTGCATAGAGCCATGAATTGGTCGAACGGATCACCCGTTCTGCTGAAGTCTGTGTGCTCCACGCATCTGAAGTAGAGTAATAGTCAGATAAAAAACTGCCAACGGCGGTTTCTGCTGCAAGATGACTGACATTACTGCTACCGATCCCATCAGCAATAACGCAGGCAATCCCTTTCTGTTTCAGTACATGCTCTTCAGGCAGATATACCCCATAGAAATCCTGGTTTTGTTGTTTAATACCCGCAGTAGAATATTGCCCAATAGTGACTTTTAATGTTTTTTTCATGCTGAAAGCTCAAAAAGGGATCTAAATGATCCCTTTATAAAATGGTGAATTTTAAAATTCTTTTTTTGCACCAGTACGAACATGGGTTGTGTAGAGCGCTAGACCAGTTAAAGATAAACCACCAACCAAGTTACCCAAAGCTACTGGCAATTCATTCCATAAGAAGTAGTCAGCAATCGAGAAGTCACCGCCCATCATCATGGCAAATGGGAACAGGAACATATTCACGACAGAGTGTTCAAAGCCCATGGCAAAGAACAGCATAATTGGCATCCACATGGCAATAAATTTGCCACTCACCGTAGTAGACATCATCGCGCCAATGACACCTAAAGACACCATCCAGTTACACAGCATGCCACGGATAAAAATAGTCATCCAGCCGGCGAATCCGTATTCGGCATAACCTAATGTCCGCTCCTCACCAATATGCGCAATTTTCACGCCGACAGGGTTAGGATCTGCTGCAAACCCCATTGTGTAAACTGCTGCCATGAGCACCGCAACCACTAAACAGCCTGTAAAGTTCCCTACAAAAACCAATCCCCAGTTTTTTAGAATACGTGCCCATGTCACTCCTGGACGTTTATCTAGCCATGCCAATGGTGTAAGCACAAATACACCTGTCAGCAAGTCATAACCCAATAAATACAGCATACAAAAGCCAACTGGAAACAGAAGTGCACCAATCAGTGGCGATCCTGTTTGCACGGCTATGGTAATGGCAAAGACCGCTGCCAGTGCCAAAATCGCACCTGCCATAAAGGAGCGAATCAAAACATCACGGGTTGCCATATGAAGTTTGGATTCACCCGCATCTACCACTTTTTTTGCAAACTCTGCAGGAGCAAGATATGCCATGTTGTCATCCTCATTTTTAATATCTGGACCTGTTTACAAACAAAAAACGCCTAAGATCTTTTAGAAGACCTTAGGCGTCATTGCCTTAAATATTAGCACAGGTAATTTGTGTTATGGCGCCATTGCCATGTTTGATATAAATAAAGCAAAACCTGTGCCATAAATAATTTAAAAATCCTTCAATTTTTTATTCTCTATTTAAACTCATTTCACAAATATGATTGGCATGAAAACTGCAAACATGAAAATTCACAAATGTATTTTTAAGAATAATCTGGAGATTTTTATGATTACCCATCGTCAACAAGTAACTGACATGATCATTTCAGCGAAAGTTTTAAAGTCAATTAAATGGGCAGATGTCGCCAAGGAAATTGGTCTTTCTAAAGAATGGGTAACGGCTGCATGCTTGGGACAAATGGCATTTAATAAAGAACAGGCAGAGAAAATTGGTCAGATTTTTGACCTGAGTGATGAGGCAGTCGCATGGCTGCAAATTGTACCTTACAAAGGCTCTTTGCCAACCAGTGTGCCTACTGACCCTTTAATTTACCGTTGGTATGAAGTTGTGAATGTATATGGATCGACGATTAAAGAGCTTATTCATGAAGAATTTGGTGATGGGATTATGAGTGCGATCGACTTTAGCATGGATATTCAACGTGAGGAAAATCCAAATGGTGACCGTGTAAATGTCGTATTGTCTGGCAAGTTCTTGCCTTATAAAACCTATTAATTAAGTACTGAACAAAGCCATCGATTTGATGGCATTTTATTTCTTTGTCAGGAGATCTTCCACACTGCTCTTGTACTTATTTAATTTTGACTATACATAACTGATGGGTGTAGGACGAACCGATATCGATATAATGACAATTATCAATTTGAGTAGGTCTTTTCACAATGCTATGCCCTAAATAGATTTCATCAATATTTTTGACTGTTCCATAACGGTGGGAGTGATGCCGGATACGGCCTCTTCCCCATAAAGCATTGGTATAAGCTGAAGTTAAGCCCGGAATTTTTCTTTCACCTTTCGCTATTTTTGCCTTAAATATTTCCCAATCCTGAATATCAATATCCGCGTGTAGAATGCCAATCTTCTTATTTTCTAATTGGACTTCGATGACTAATGGAAGCTCAGAGAAAATTTCGCTGAGTTCATCCTGTTTTTCTGTAGACAAGAGATAAAACCATTCTCCCCCATTTCTTGCATGCATCTCCTGAATCCAGACATCCTGTCTCCCCTTGATACACATTTCTTCATGGTTACCACGAACGCTGGAGAACCACGTCTGATCTAATAAAGAAACACATTCCAGGTTTTCATTTCCCCGATCAACCAGATCACCAGTACAAATCAGCAAATCATGTTCAAAATCAAAATTAATTTTTTCTAATTCTTGGGTTAGCAGGCTATAGCAGCCATGAAGATCCCCGACCACATAGATGGCAGCATAATCTTTCCCTTCAATAGTTCTGGTAAGTGCTGGCATGGTACTTGTATCTTCTATATCACGATGATGTTACTGGTTTGAATATGGGATAGAACTGCCGCCATAATCATTTTTAATATAGCATCTATAAGGTGTCTATGAGTTTAGAGTTTTTGC is a window of Acinetobacter sp. ASP199 DNA encoding:
- a CDS encoding DUF1826 domain-containing protein gives rise to the protein MTNTFSGNTQIQVVSTFSELVDANFQGEMNALCWSRNLPGDFKEIVAKLDLKENITEVSVEDLLALQLSEQGHLAREILLKDMQLLTDYGASPSLNLLKCYERDDEFDFISTDVYSYHVDRSPIETDTFLCTYHGAASDILPNDQVEQKILIPEIREQLKQLHDGPETEFERFLEEYFFDLHYQAKTDAKPVNLGLGNLWRLAVDHPTQQALPCVHRAPVESDGEYRLLLIC
- a CDS encoding sorbosone dehydrogenase family protein; amino-acid sequence: MSAQNLLSILSAAMILVFTGCTSSSKSPITDSYGPQPELPEPKSSLFPVVNIAPAKGWPVNTMPTPAAGLKVEAFAKGLQHPRWLYVLPNGDVLVAETDAPPKPEDSQGIKGKIMKMLMKMAGSSHPSPNRISLLRDNNHDGVADQKTVFLQNLNSPFGMTLVGNTLYVANTDALVGFPYQPGMTQIKESGRKVLALPAGPLNHHWTKNVIANPEGTKLYITVGSNSNVAENGLDQEKGRALIMEFDMVSSKARPFATGLRNPNGMDWQPQSGALWTVVNERDEIGNDLVPDYMTSVKDGAFYGWPYSYYGQHVDKRVKPQNPGLVARAIKPDYALGNHTASLGLSFYKAELMPQYRGGALIGQHGSWNRKPHSGYKVIFVPFSNGQPSGTPQDVLTGFLSKNGEALGRPVGVTVDLSGAILVADDVGDTIWRVSPDEQVR
- a CDS encoding bifunctional protein-serine/threonine kinase/phosphatase encodes the protein MKKTLKVTIGQYSTAGIKQQNQDFYGVYLPEEHVLKQKGIACVIADGIGSSNVSHLAAETAVGSFLSDYYSTSDAWSTQTSAERVIRSTNSWLYAQTQQSQGRFDRDRGYVCTLSALVLKQQQAHIFHVGDSRIYRIRDNEIELLTHDHRVWLSSREHYLSRALGADYRIEIDYRHIDLKEKDIFLLMTDGVYEFVTDQQLLDLTLADGDLNQIAQAFVEKALKQGSDDNLSLQILRIEQVPELDQFYIQQDYVFPQQLSKGEVFEGYEIDKILHQNHRSCLYLAHDTQQQPLVIKTLGVDLQQDENAVEQFQLEDWVSKRLKHDNLMQCYAHNNEKKYLFQCYEYLQGETLDQWLHRQEQPLKLDDILPIVQQTVLALNAMHRLEMLHQDIRPKNIMVLNAENAIKIKLIDYGSTAVRGLVEINPKNANRPLGTLAFMAPEYFIDHQPSVHSDQFSLAVMIYYLLTKQLPYGTDLARCKTLKQLKKVQYHSIRKYRPDLPVWLDKILAQALSIEPTHRFEALSELIHNLMHPSKELLNSKPPAIIQRDPLRFWQMSCAILGLLFLLSIAWPFI
- a CDS encoding formate/nitrite transporter family protein gives rise to the protein MAYLAPAEFAKKVVDAGESKLHMATRDVLIRSFMAGAILALAAVFAITIAVQTGSPLIGALLFPVGFCMLYLLGYDLLTGVFVLTPLAWLDKRPGVTWARILKNWGLVFVGNFTGCLVVAVLMAAVYTMGFAADPNPVGVKIAHIGEERTLGYAEYGFAGWMTIFIRGMLCNWMVSLGVIGAMMSTTVSGKFIAMWMPIMLFFAMGFEHSVVNMFLFPFAMMMGGDFSIADYFLWNELPVALGNLVGGLSLTGLALYTTHVRTGAKKEF
- the cynS gene encoding cyanase, giving the protein MITHRQQVTDMIISAKVLKSIKWADVAKEIGLSKEWVTAACLGQMAFNKEQAEKIGQIFDLSDEAVAWLQIVPYKGSLPTSVPTDPLIYRWYEVVNVYGSTIKELIHEEFGDGIMSAIDFSMDIQREENPNGDRVNVVLSGKFLPYKTY
- a CDS encoding metallophosphoesterase, with amino-acid sequence MPALTRTIEGKDYAAIYVVGDLHGCYSLLTQELEKINFDFEHDLLICTGDLVDRGNENLECVSLLDQTWFSSVRGNHEEMCIKGRQDVWIQEMHARNGGEWFYLLSTEKQDELSEIFSELPLVIEVQLENKKIGILHADIDIQDWEIFKAKIAKGERKIPGLTSAYTNALWGRGRIRHHSHRYGTVKNIDEIYLGHSIVKRPTQIDNCHYIDIGSSYTHQLCIVKIK